CATTCTGCGGAGCGATTTTCGGTCGATGGTGTGGAGTCGGTCGTACTGTGTGGTGTCTGCGGTGCGGAGTTGACAGCGCGGGAGTTCGTGGAGGGTTCGCACTCGTGTCCGGAGTGTGGCGCGGCGTTCAATCCGGGGTGTGCTGAGCATTACGAGTTGTACTTCGACCCTGAGGAGTAGTTGGTACGCGGGTTTTCAGGAATGGTAGAAAGATGGCGAAGAGAGCAGTGACTAGCTACTCCGATACCGAGAAGACCGCACAGCACCACAACCGCACTCACTCTCACCCTTAGCCAAACTCCACGCGTTTTTACCCTTCCACCCCATATCAACTTTCAATGACCGAAACTGCAGAGCGAGTCCCAGTCGCCTGCCCGTCGTGTTCGCCCGACGTGGAGACCGTCCACGAGGTGCTGACGATGGGTGGCGGCAAAGCGACCGTGCGCTGTACGGAGTGTAGTCACGTCCACAAGGTAACGCCCGAGACCGACGAGGAAGTCGAGCGCGACGTCGTCGTCTCACAGGACGGCGAGTCCTTCTCGGCCACCGTCGATGCACCCCCAAAAGAAACAGTCGCCGTCGGCGAGGAGTTCATCCTCGAAACGGAGGAGGCCATCATGGTCGTGCGAATCACCGACTTGCAACTCAGCGAGGAGAAGCGCACCGACGAGGCGAAAGTTGAGGACGTGGAGACGTTTTGGACCCGCGCCGTGGACAACGTCCGGGTGAACGTCACCATCAATCCCGACGACGGGAGCCACGACGACTCGACGAGCGTCAAAATCGACGTGCCGGGCGACTACGAGTTCGAGGTCGGCGAGAGCGAGGAGTTCGCCAACGAGGAATTCAAGGTGAAGTCCATCGCCATCCGCGACGACGCGGAGGGGTACCACTTCAACCCGCTGAGCGAGGAGGGCGACACCGCCATCGCCAAGGACGTAAAGCGCGTCTACGGCGACGACGAGACCTCCTCGGCGTGGTCTGCGTGGTGACCCGAGCAACTAAGTAAGTAGCGAGGAATCGAACTGAGATATGTTTGGGGGAGGGGACACAGACGACGATTTCGAGCGCGCCAGAGACCGCATGGTCGAGCGACTCGCACGCCGCGAGGACATCGAACGCGACTCGACGCTCGACGCCCTGCGCGCGGTGCCGCGCCACGAGTTCGTGCCCACCAGTCGGCGAAGCAAAGCATACGAGGACCGCCCGCTCCCAATCGGGCGCGACCAGACCATCAGCGCGCCGCACATGGTGGCGATGATGGTCGAGATGCTCGCGCTCGATTCCGGCGACGAAGTACTCGAAATCGGCACTGGCTGTGGCTACCACGCGGCCGTCACTGCCGAAGTAGTCGGCGCGGCGAACGTCTACAGCGTCGAGTACCACGACACCCTTGCCACGCAGACCCGAGAGCGACTCGAACGACTCGGGTACGAGGACATCTCGATTCGCGTCGGCGACGGCAACGACGGCTGGTCGGAACACGCGCCGTACGACGCCGCGTATTTGACCTGCGCCGCGCCGGAGTTTCCCCAGAAAGTCGTCGAGCAGGTCCGCCCGGAAGGCGAACTGCTCGCACCTATCGGCACGACGACTCAGCGTCTCGTCTACGCCCGCAAGCGTGCCGATGGTGGTCTCGACAGGGAGACGAAGGGACCGGTCAGATTCGTCCGGATGCAGGACGATTAAGCGCCCTGCGCTCGCTTTTCTCTTCATGGACTACCGGGAACTACTCCTGCTCTGGGCGGCCCGCGAGTCGGGCGTCTTGGAGGCCGTGACGTTCCACGCCGGAACGCCCGACGGTGTCGCCGAGGAGGCTGGCGTCACCGAGCGCGCCGCTCGCATCACCCTCGAAGCGATGGCCGAACAGGGGTATCTGAAAGAAGTCGGCGGGAGCTACGAAACCACGAACAAAGCGCTCGGCTTCGTCGCCAAGACCGACGTTCGCTCTATCGGGAGTATTCCACACCAATTGGATTGCCTCGACCGCTGGTTCGACCTGCCGGAGACGATGCAGACTGGCGAACTACCCGAAAAATCCGACGACCCCGACGAATCCGCGACCTCCGACGACTGGACAGCCAACTTCGTGGGCGCGATGTACGACGTTGACGAGGCCACCGTTCGGGCGAGCGTCACCGAAGCAGTCCACCGGAACCCGGACGCCGAGCGCGTCCTCGACGCGGGCGGCGGTCCTGGTCGCTTCGCCAAGGAGTTCGTCCGGCGGGGGTTCGACGTGACCCTGCTCGACCGACCGGAGGTAATCGACATCGACCGACGATTCCTCGAACACGAGCCAATCGAACTCGTGGAAGGAGACGTGACCGACTCGCTTCCCACCGGCTTCGACATCGTCTTCTGCTCGCGCCTCGCTCATGGTCTCGGTCCGGGGGAGAACAAACAACTGCTCGCCAACGCCGCAGACGCGCTGGAACCCGGTGGTGCGGTAGTCCTCACCGACAAGGTGCGAGGTCACGCCGACGACGCCGCACTGTTCGGTGCGCACATGCTCGCCCAGACCGAGCGCGGGGACACTTACACCGAGTCGCAGTTCGCCGACTGGTTCGACGCGGCTGGCTTGGAAGCTTTCGAAGTCAAGGACGTTCCCGGGACGAACCTCCAAGCCCTCACCGGCATCGCGCCGCGCGATTGAAGTGGGTTCGGCCCGACGATTGCAACATGGACCCTGCGGTGCTGCGCGACGACATGGTCGATAGTTTGGCACACGAGTCGAAGGGACTCGTGCGGAGCGACAGCGTCAGCACTGCGATGCGAACCGTGCCCCGTGAGACGTTCGTAGACGAAGAGAAACACGCCTACACTCACCAGTCGTTCGAACACCGCGGCACGCGAGTTCTCGCACCTGGCACCGTCGCTCGACTGCTCGAAACCCTCGACACGGACCCAGACGACTCGGTGTTGGTCGTCGGCGCGGGCGTCGGCTACACTGCCGCCCTCCTCGCCGAAATCGTCGGCGACCAGAACGTCCACGCGGTGGACATCACTCGACCGGTCGTCTACGACGCCCGCGAGAACCTCTCCTCTGCGGGCTACGAGGGCGTCTTCGTGGACTGCCGCGACGGTGCGGAGGGGCTTCCGGAGTACGCGCCGTTCGACAAGATTCTCGTGGAAGCCGCCGCGGTCGAACCGCCGCGCGCACTGCTCGACCAACTGGCTGACGACGGCCGCCTGGTCATCCCGCTGGGAGCGCGCGAGCAGACGCTGACCGCCATCGACGGCGCGGAGGCAGACGCGATGCTCGCTGGCGACCCAATCGAGGGCCGACCGAGCGGTACCGTCGCGTTCGCGCCGCTCTTGGTAGATGGCGAGCAAGCCGGTTCCATCGAGCGCAATCGACAGGTTCGGGAGGACCGCGAACGCGCCGCCCGCGACGCCGAGCGACGGCACGGCTGGGAACACGAGTGGATTGACTGGGACGACTGAACTGAGCCGATTGAACTGAGTCGATTGGGACGATTACCCCCGAATGACGAGTATCGCCGTGTTTTCTCGCTCGTCGGCGTACTCGCTCCCAGCGGGCGGTTTGATGGAAACCTCGAGCGTTCCTTCCTGTTGATTCGCTCCAAGCGAAGACGAAACTGAGATGGTTGCTTTCCCATCTGTCCCCGTCGTCGCAGTCTCCACGCCGTCGATTCTGGCGGTGCCACTTTTCACGACGACAGTCGCATCAGAGACCGGACTCCCATCTGGGTCGAGAACCGCGATTTCGATGGACTGGTGACCGGGCGAAATCACGTCGGGAGTGGGCTTCGCGTCGAGTTCCGTGACGGTGAGACCGCTGACGCCAGAGAGCATGTTCATCATTACCGAGAGGCTGGCGACGCCGACGACGAGCGCGATGACGAGTCTGATGGGCA
The sequence above is a segment of the Halorussus halophilus genome. Coding sequences within it:
- a CDS encoding CHY zinc finger protein, whose amino-acid sequence is MKREVAGIEVRGVDVDSETRCAHYDSERDVVALKFVCCETYWPCFRCHEELAGHSAERFSVDGVESVVLCGVCGAELTAREFVEGSHSCPECGAAFNPGCAEHYELYFDPEE
- a CDS encoding HVO_0476 family zinc finger protein: MTETAERVPVACPSCSPDVETVHEVLTMGGGKATVRCTECSHVHKVTPETDEEVERDVVVSQDGESFSATVDAPPKETVAVGEEFILETEEAIMVVRITDLQLSEEKRTDEAKVEDVETFWTRAVDNVRVNVTINPDDGSHDDSTSVKIDVPGDYEFEVGESEEFANEEFKVKSIAIRDDAEGYHFNPLSEEGDTAIAKDVKRVYGDDETSSAWSAW
- a CDS encoding protein-L-isoaspartate(D-aspartate) O-methyltransferase, encoding MFGGGDTDDDFERARDRMVERLARREDIERDSTLDALRAVPRHEFVPTSRRSKAYEDRPLPIGRDQTISAPHMVAMMVEMLALDSGDEVLEIGTGCGYHAAVTAEVVGAANVYSVEYHDTLATQTRERLERLGYEDISIRVGDGNDGWSEHAPYDAAYLTCAAPEFPQKVVEQVRPEGELLAPIGTTTQRLVYARKRADGGLDRETKGPVRFVRMQDD
- a CDS encoding class I SAM-dependent methyltransferase; its protein translation is MDYRELLLLWAARESGVLEAVTFHAGTPDGVAEEAGVTERAARITLEAMAEQGYLKEVGGSYETTNKALGFVAKTDVRSIGSIPHQLDCLDRWFDLPETMQTGELPEKSDDPDESATSDDWTANFVGAMYDVDEATVRASVTEAVHRNPDAERVLDAGGGPGRFAKEFVRRGFDVTLLDRPEVIDIDRRFLEHEPIELVEGDVTDSLPTGFDIVFCSRLAHGLGPGENKQLLANAADALEPGGAVVLTDKVRGHADDAALFGAHMLAQTERGDTYTESQFADWFDAAGLEAFEVKDVPGTNLQALTGIAPRD
- a CDS encoding protein-L-isoaspartate O-methyltransferase family protein, yielding MDPAVLRDDMVDSLAHESKGLVRSDSVSTAMRTVPRETFVDEEKHAYTHQSFEHRGTRVLAPGTVARLLETLDTDPDDSVLVVGAGVGYTAALLAEIVGDQNVHAVDITRPVVYDARENLSSAGYEGVFVDCRDGAEGLPEYAPFDKILVEAAAVEPPRALLDQLADDGRLVIPLGAREQTLTAIDGAEADAMLAGDPIEGRPSGTVAFAPLLVDGEQAGSIERNRQVREDRERAARDAERRHGWEHEWIDWDD
- a CDS encoding DUF7382 domain-containing protein; the protein is MPPLWNRFKSDSRAIEGLPIRLVIALVVGVASLSVMMNMLSGVSGLTVTELDAKPTPDVISPGHQSIEIAVLDPDGSPVSDATVVVKSGTARIDGVETATTGTDGKATISVSSSLGANQQEGTLEVSIKPPAGSEYADERENTAILVIRG